The nucleotide sequence ACAAACTCATTTTCTGATAGTTTTTGTAGGTTTTTAACGATAGTCGTTCTGTGAATTCCCGAGACATACTCTGAAAATGCTTTGATAGTTTTATTGGCGTTAGTGTTCTAACTTGTGCGAACTTAGATAACTCCTCCGAACAGTTAAATCCTAAACTATTTATAGAATTAGTGAGTATACTATTAAGTGCTGTTAGCATGGAGGTTTCACCGTTTTTTAACGAGTTATTTAAGTACTACCTATTTCTATTTTTGGTTTTAAAGTTAATATTGTTAAATCACACTAATCACACTATCAGTCCTTTAATTTTAATTGGATTTTCAACCAATTTATAACGCAAACGACTATATTGAGAATATGGAGGATACTATAAAAGACAAAATTCCTCCACCAACAACAGCTATAATAGCTTTTCCCAAAGATACATCTTTTATATTTGCCAATTTGCATCCGAAGTATAAAAAGATTCCTGCTATGATTAGTGCTACAAATATCATCCCCAAAACCAAGGTTGATAAAACAAGAACTCCTCCCATACCCATAAAATTTCCCCCTATTTTTTAAGATTTTGACAATATTTTTAAGAATACTGGAAGGATATAGAAAACCCCAACAAAACCTGCAATAAAACCAGTTATAAACCTCAATTCATTAAAACTTTCCCTCAATCCAATTAGTTGAGTAGTCCCATCAATTGCCATTGGGGTTAATGCAATTATTAAATACCATTTTGATGGCATCTTAAAATTCCCCAACCTTTTTATAAAAGGATAAATAAACATCCCAATCAAAACTCCTGTATAAATGCCAAAACATCTTGCACAAACAGCCATCTTATGCCCAAAGATGAAATAACTCCTTTGTGGAAGTTGATGACATATTGTTGAATAAATGGCATATATATAAAATGAAACCCATCTGAAGACTTCTGAACCCTCCCCCAAATATGCGGTATATGGTGCTAAAAAAATCCCAACATAAAAGATTATAAAAGAAATCAAAATTAAGACATAGAGTTTCTTTAACATAAGAGCCCCTATAGATTTATTCATCACCTATTCTTTATAACAACATACAGAATTCCACCAATTGCTCCAAGAATTGCCCCAAATATCACCCCACTAACCAGCCCTATAGCCAAAGAACTTCCCATTGCAAATGATTGATGCCCTACAAACATTGGCATAAATGATGTCATTATAAAGAAATTTAATATTGCCGCTATAATTCCACCTATAACCCCACTAACTGCTCCAACAAGACCACAATTTTCATAATCTAAACTACCTCCAGCATTTACGTAAAGATGAGATGCAACTGCTCCCCCAACGATATAACCTAAGCAACAAAATGTTCCTAAAACACCATTAACAATACCTCCAATAATCGAAGGATTTAACATCTTCTCTTTATCAAAAGTTACCATTAGCATCCCCCCAATTTTTATAATATTAATTTTTTCTAAAGTTATTTAAATAATTTTTCCATACGCATCAAATAAAGTTCCGTTAACAACTGTATAGATTGGAAGTCCTTTAACTTTCCAACCTTCAAACGGTGTGAATTTTGCCTTTGATTTAAATAATTCAGCGTTAATTTTTCCTTCTTTTTTTAAATCAACTATCGTTAAATTTGCAAAATTTCCCTCCTTAATCTCATTGTCAATATTAAATATCTTCCCTGGGTTTTCTGAGATCATTTTAACTGCATCAAATAGCGAGATGAGTTTTTTATTCACCAAATTAAATACCAAAGGCACAAATGTCTCTATTCCAGGAATCCCAGAAGGACAGTTTTTAGGATCTTTACTTTTTTCCTCAAACGTGTGTGGAGCATGGTCAGTGGCGATGATATCAACATCTTTATTTACAATTCCTTTAATTAAAGCAATATTGTCTTCTTTTGTTCTTAATGGTGGGTTAAATTTCCCCAAACCCTTCAATTCCTCAGCCATATTCATATTTAAATATAGATGGTGAGGAGTTACCTCTGCAGTAATTTTTATATTTTTTAATTCCTCTCTTGCTTTTTTTATTAAATATAGTCCTTCCTTTGTTGATATGTGGCAGAAGTGGATATGTGGTTTGTATTTTCCAATTTTATCGATAATTTTTAAGTTTTTTATAACTTCTCTAATTGCCTCAACTTCGCTTTTTTTATCTCTTATTTTACAGTGGTCAATCCAACTGTTTAGGGAATCTCTTTTTAGATTCTCATTTATTATGTCTTTATGTTCCGCATGGATGCAGAATAACTTATTTTGACTTAAAATATCCTTTAATTTTGAGTAATCACTTATAAACAAATCTCCAACTGATTTAACCATGAAGATTTTGTATGCTTTCGCTTCCTCAACGGTTTCTAAGTAATTGCTTTTAGTAACTCCAAAGTTAAATTCAATGTTTATTTTACTCTTTTCTTTACCTTCTTTGTATTTTTTGTGAAAGAGTTCTTTTGTTGTTATTGGGGGTTTGTTATTTGGCATATCTATTGCAAAGCAAACGCCTCCATTTATCCCTGCTAAACTTCCGCTTAAGAAATCTTCCTTCTCCTCTTCCCCATATCTAAAATGAACATGGGCATCTATAACTCCACCAATGACGATTTTATTTTTTAGATCAATGGTTTCTCCATTATATTGTATCGATTTTCCAATTTTCTCTATTATTCCATTTTCGTTTATTAAAATATCCTCTTCAATTATTTTGTTGTTTTTGATTATTCTGCAGTTCTTTAGTAGCATTTTACCACTCTTTTTTATTGAATAAACCATATATGGTATATTTATTTTTACTTAAAATTCAGAACAACCGTGTATAATATTTAAATTCAAAATAAATATAATGTTTGTTGTATTTAAAAAATGTTTTGAGATATTTAGAAGAGAGATGAATACGAGGAGATTTCTAAAATTACCTAATTTCAATACATTACAATGCTAAATTGGTGTTTATTATGTACATAACTCATCCATTGATAAAACCAAATACCATCGAAGCGAGGATTTATCAGCAGGTTATTGTGGCAAATGCATTAAAAAAGAATACATTATGTGTATTGGGAACCGGGTTGGGGAAAACGGCAATAGCGGCATTAACAATAGCAGGAATTTTATCAAAGAATGATGGAAAAGTCCTCATAATTGCACCATCGAGACCATTGGTTGAGCAACACTACAACAGCATGAGGAACTTCCTGAACATTGATGAAGATAAAGTAATTGTCTTAACTGGAAAAACCCAACCAAACAAAAGGGAGAAACTTTGGAAAGATGGGAAGATATTCATTGCAACACCACAGATTGTTGAGAATGATTTAATTGCGGGAAGGTTGAATGTGGAGGATTTTGTTTTACTCATTGCCGATGAGGCCCACCATACAACAGGAAACCACTCCTATGCCTTTGTTGCAAATAAATTCAAAGGAAAGGTTCATGTTTTGGGTTTGACTGCTTCCCCAGGATCAGACATGGATAGAATTTTAGAAGTTTGTGAAAATTTGGGAATTGAACATGTTGAAGTTAGAACTGAGGATGATGAGGATGTAAAGCCATATGTGGCAAAGGTTAGGATAATCCCAAAAAGAGTTTCTCTACCAAAGGAATTTGAGGAGAGTTTAAAGTTAATTAAAGATGCTCTAAAAGAAAGATTAAAGGTTTTAAAGGAATTTGGGGTTACAAATTCAATCAACTTAACGAAAATAGAACTCATTGAACTTCAAAAGGAAATTTTTGCATTGGATAGGGATGAGAAGTACGAACTTTTAAGGATTGCATCAGAGGCATTAAAACTCTTCCATGCATTGGAGGTTTTAGAAACCCAGGGAAGGGGAGTTTTTTTAAATTACATTGAGAGATTAAGGAACCAAAGAACAAAATCTGCAAAATCCATTGTTAATGATAAAAAAATCATTAAAGTAGTAAACAATTTAAGGCAACTAAATATAGAGCACCCAAAATTTGAAAAATTAATAGATATTATTGAAGAAATTTTAAAGGAAAATAATGATGAAAAAATCATAGTCTTTGCCCAATATAGGGATACTGTTGATAAAATTGTAAGGTTGTTAAATGAGAGGGGAATAAAAGCCATAAGATTCGTTGGGCAATCTAATAGAGAAGGAAAAGGAATGTCTCAAAAAGAACAAATTAAGGCATTGGAGGAATTTAAAAAGGATGGGAATGTTTTGGTTTCAACAAGTGTCTCTGAAGAAGGGATTGACATATCAACTGTGAATTATGTAATATTCTATGAGCCAGTTCCATCAGAGATTAGGTTTATTCAGAGAAGGGGAAGGGCTGCAAGGGGGGAAGGAGGAATGGTGATAATTTTAATAGCAAAAGGCACAGTGGATGAAATCTACTATAGATCTGCAATTGCAAAGGAAAAAAATATGAAGAGAATTTTAAAAAACATGCAAAATATATTAAATAAAAAGTTGAAAGAGAGGAAAAAAACATTAGAAGAAGGAATAGAAGAAGAACAATTAAAAGAAAAAATAAAAGAAAATATCCAAACAAAAAAAGAAAATGAAAAGGATAAAAGCATATATCCAGATATATTGGAACTCCTTAAAACAAAAGCAAAAGAAAAAACAGAAATAAAAATTATTGTAGATGTTAGGGAGAGACACGTTGGAAGGTTATTGGCAGATAAGGCAAAGGTAGAGTTTAAGGTATTGGAGGTTGGGGATTATGTAATAAGCGACAGGGTTGCAGTGGAGAGGAAGACTGCAGAGGATTTTGTAAATTCAATAATAGACAAGAGATTGTTCATGCAATTGAAAGATTTGAGAAAATACCAAAAACCAATCCTAATTGTGGAGGGTAGAGAATTCTCAAGACTGCATGAAAATGCCATAAAAGGGGCAATATTATCAATCATTTTAGACTTTGGAATTCCAATTATATTCACGGAGAATATGGAAGAAACCGTTGATGTATTAATAAAGTTGGCTGAAAAGGAGCAGATAAAAGAGAAAAGGGGAGTCTATGTAAGGTATGGAAAAACAAGCATGTCTTTAAAAGAACAGCAAAAGTTTATAGTGGAGAGTTTACCCGATATTGGGCCGCAGTTGGCAGAGAATCTATTGAAACACTTCAAGACAGTTGAGAAGGTATTTACAGCAAAGGAAGAAGAACTGAAAGACGTTGAGGGAATTGGTGAAAAAACAGCAAAGAAAATCAGGGAACTCCTAACTAAGGAGTATGAGGAATAATTTAAACTCAGCATTCAAATCAATCTTTTTACCTTATTCCTCACAATTTCTGGGTGTTAAATTACATTATTAGATTATTGAGGCATGGAATAAACAATTAAATAATAAATTAGCATTTATTTTTCTTTTTTGTCTTTTTCTTTTCTTTTTTCTTTAATTTTTGCTCCATTATCCATTCATAGATGATGCCTCTATAATCTACATCTTTAAATCCTTCAAGTGCTTTACTCCAATTTTCTTTTTCTCTATAAAGACAAATGGCTTTTTGAATCTTTTTTTCTCTATATGTATATGGTACATAAACCTTTTCCATTGTTAATGGATTTATTCCAGTGTAATACATCGTCGTTGATAATGTCATTGGTGTTGGGGTGAAGACTTGGACTTGCTTTGAGTAGCATTTATGTTCATGTATAAACTCTGCAAGTTTAATCATATCTTTTATCCTGCAGTTTGGATGGGCAATTAGCCAATATGGAAGGATTTCTTTTGTCCCTCTAACATCTTCTGCAATTTTTCTGTATATTTCTAAAAACTTCTTAAACAACTTTCCATCTGGTTTTTGTATTACTTTGCAAGTGTCTTTTGATATATGCTCAGGAGCAACCTTCAATCTTCCAGAAACATGGTATTTGCAAATATCTTTTAAATACTCTATTCCGTATTTTTCATCATAAACTACCAAATCATACCTAATCCCAGAACGCACATAAACCTTGGCATCGACCAAATTCCTTATTTTTCTGAGTAAATCAATCACTGGTTTGTGAGATAAATTCAAATTTTCGCATGGCTCTGGATACAGGCAGTTTTTTGGGCATTTATGGGCGATTCCCTTTTTGCACCCCATTTTATACATATTTGCTGTTGGAGCACCGACATCTTGAATAACACCTTTAAAGTCCTCATGGTTTAGGAGTTTTTTTATCTCATTTAGTATTGATTTTTCACTCCTACTTTGAATTACCTTCCCTTGATGATTCAGTATTGAGCAGAATGAACATCCTCCAAAGCATCCCCTATGTGTCACAACGGAAAATTGAACAGGCACTATTCCCGGAATATGGCATTTGTATGATGGATGTACCTTCCTCTCAAATGGAAGTTCGTAGATTTCATCAATTTCCTTTTCGGTTAAATAAGTTGGTGGAAATTGAGCAATATACTGATTTCCAAACTTTTGAATGGTAACTTTGTCCATTGTCATTAGTTTTCTATGCATCTCAGCGTATTTTATTTTGTTGTTTTTAACATCTTCATAACTTGGTAATTCAACAACATCGTATTTTTTCCTTAATTCATCAACTTTATTTTTGTTGCATCTAAAAACCGTTCCATTTATTTCTAAATCTTTAATGTTTTCCCCACTTTCCAATGCCTTTGTTATTTCCAATATGCTCTTCTCTCCCATTCCGTACATTAGAATATCTGCTTTTGCATCTAACAAAATGCTTCTTCTGACATCATTATCCCAATAATCATAGTGGGCGAATCTCCTCAAAGATGCCTCAATTCCTCCTAAAGCTATAGGAACTCCTTTGAAAGCCCTTTTTATTAAGTTAGTATAAACGATAGTTGCCCTATCCGGCCTCTTCCTTATACCCTCAGGCGAGCATGCATCAAAGTCCCTAACCCTTTTTTGGGGGGTATAGTGGGTAAGCATGCTGTCCAAATTTCCAGAAGTAACAGCAAAGAAGTAGTTTGGCTTCCCAAGTTTTTTTATATCATCCAAATTTTTCCAATCTGGCTGGGAAATAATCCCTACCCTATAACCATGCTTTTCCAAATATCTTCCAACAACAGACGCTCCAAATAATGGATGATCTATATAAACATCACCGGTAACAATAATGACATCGAGTTCTTCCCATCCTCTCTTATCCATCTCTTCCCTACTCATTGGTAAAAACATAAGGAATCCTCTTGTATTTTATAAAAATCTCAATGATGAGTAATTGTAAAACATTAACTAATAATGTTTTTTGAAATATATAATGTTATCTTTTTCAATATCAAATAAAACTTCTTCACCTTCTTTAAAGACACTTTTTGCTCCGTGAATTTCACCTACAAGTTTAATGCCCCCAAAGTTTATCGTATATCTAACTAAATTGCCAAGGTACTCAACATCTTCTATTTTGCCAAAGAACTTCCCATCTCCAATGTTTACATATTCAGGTCTAACAAAATAAGAGTAATTTTTATCGTAATCCACCCCGATCTCATCAAGAATGGATTTTGGAAGTTTGCTTATACTCCCAATAAAATTTGCTACAAATAACGTACTTGGAAATCTGTATATGTTTTGAGGGTTATCAACCTGCTCAATAATGCCATTGTTCATAACTGCTATTCTATCCGAGATAGCCATCGCTTCTTCTTGGTCGTGAGTCACATAAATTGTTGTTATACCAAGTGCTTTTTGTAATTTTTTTAACTCCTTTCTCATCTTTACCCTTAACTTTGCATCTAAGTTGCTTAACGGCTCATCTAAAAGTAATATTTTTGGTTCTATAACTAATGCTCTTGCTACTGCTACTCTTTGCTGCATTCCTCCGCTAAGTTCGTCAATCATATAATTTTCAAATCCTTCCAAATTAACTAAACTTAAGGCATTTTTGACCTTCCCCCCAATCTCCCTCTGCCTTAATCCCCTAACTTTCAATCCATAGGCAACATTTTCAAAAACTGTTAGATGTGGAAATAAGGCATAGTTTTGAAAGACCATTCCAATGTTCCTTTTGTGTGCTGGCAAGTTAGTTATATCTTTCTCATCCAATATAACTTTACCGCCATTTGGTGTTTCAAAGCCAGCAATGATTCTTAAACATGTTGTCTTTCCACAACCACTTGGACCTAAAAGAGAAACTAACTCATTTTTACATTCTAAGTTGATGTTTTTTAATACATCTTTATTGCCATAGGACTTTGAGATATCAATAAGTTTTAAAACCATGCCTTCTCACCTTTCAACTTCCAAATTAAGAATGTTCCAATGGCGGAGAGGATAATCATTATTATTGCATAGCAAGCAGCAACTCCAAACTCGTTGTTTATAGTACTTTCAAAAACCATTGCTGACAAAACCTTTGTATTTGCAGTTATTAAGAAGATTATTGAACCAAGTGTTTTTACAGTTGCAATAAAGGTATAAATCATGCTAAAAATTATTGCTGGCTTCAATAATGGCAGAGTTACTTTAAAGAAGGTCTTTAATTTATTTGCCCCCAAGTTTAAAGATGCTTCCTCAATAGATTTGTCAATTTGGGAAAGGGTGGCACATCCAGTTTTGAAGGAAAATGGCAATTTTCTAACAACGCAGTTTAAAACAATAATTAAGGCGGTTCCAGTTAATAGTAAAGGTGGATTATTAAACGCCAACAAATAACCTATACCTATAAACGTTCCAGGAATAGCAAACGGCAAAACTGTCAAGAAATCCAAAATTTTCCTACCAAAAAATCTATCCCTTACAATCAAGTAGGCAAATATCATGCCAATTAATCCAACCAAGATACTAGATGATATGGAAAATATTATGGTGTTTTTTACTGCTAAACTTCCTCTTTCCAATGCCTCTATAAAGTAATCTAAGGTAAATGCATAGTTATATCCAAAACCTTTTGTAAATCCTGCTAAAAATACTGAAAAGAACAGTAAATAAACCACAACTGAAAATATGACTGCAGGTGTCGATAAGACAATCTTATGCCATTTTTTTAAAGAATAGGGCTTTATCTTCAAAAATCTCTGGCTATGTCCTTTGTAAAATTTGTTGTATAAGATAAATAGAATCATTGAAGGAATTAGTAATATCATGCTTAGCGTTGAAGCCATACCGGTGTTGTAGTTGCCAATAATCTCAAAATAAGCAGCAGTGGCGAGAGTATTGAAGTTTCCTCCAACGATGATTGGTGTTCCAAAGTCAGCCATTGATTGCATGAATATCAAAAGTCCAGCACTTAGTATCCCTGGCAAAAGTAAAGGCAAGGTGACATCTTTGAATACTTTAAATTCATTTGAACCTAAATTTCTTGCCGCATCTTCTAAGTTGCTATCAATACTTAGCAAAACAGCAGAGATGATTAAAAATGCCAATGTGGTGTAGTCAATTGATTGCATGATAACAACACTCTTCCAAGAGTAGATGTTTAGTTCTAATCCCAATAATCCATTAGTAATTACTCCATGCCTTCCAAATAAAAATACATAAGCCAAAGATGCCACAAACCCCGGAGTAATTATTGGCAAAAAAACCGCAATTTTAAAAAATAATTTTCCCTTAGTATCTGTTTTAAAAACAAGAATTGAAAATAACAACCCCATAAGCAAGGATATTACTGTTGACAAACATGCAACCATTAGACTATTTTTCAAAATACTGAAGTAGTAGGGGTTACTTATAAATTCACGATAATACTTTAATGTAAAAACCCCATTTTCATAAAAAGATTGAACAAAAACCATCAATACTGGATATATGACAAATATTGCCAAAAAAATAAATGGGAATATGCGGGGTAAAAATCGGGCAGTTTTCCCATAAATCTTCAAAATCCCACCTAAAAATTAATATTTGGGATGTTTAGTTTATTTTGTTGTTATATTTTGGTATCTTTCTTTCCATTTGTTTAATATCTCATCTCTCTTTTTACCCCAGTATAGAAAGTCCATATCAATAAAATCTAAATCTTTTGGATTTGGTACTCCTTCAATAGGTTCTATATCACTTCTTACTGGAACCCTCGGGCTTGCTTTCATTAGAACTTCCTGCCCTCTTTTTGATAAAACCCAATTAACAAATTTTTTTGCATTCTCTGGATGTTTGCAGTTCTTTACGATTGCTACTGGTGAAGGCCACCAAATTACCTTGTCCAAGTATATTGCCTTAATAGGAAGATCTTTATTTTTCATTGGGGTTATATGTGGATCTGGACAAATACCAAAGGCATATTCTCCAGAAATAACCTTTTTACCTGGACCTGAACCTCTTTTTGTTAAGAATGGGATATTTTCATATAATTTGTCCAAATACTCCCAACCTTTTTCTTCACCTTTCATCTGCAAGATTCCGCAGATTGTGAAGTATGCAGTTCCGGAGATTGTTGGATTTGATGCAATTATCTCTCCGTTATACTCTGGTTTTATTAAGTCATCCCATGTTTTTGGCTCTGGGAGGCCTTTTTTCTTGATGAGTTCTTCATTTTCCAAGATACCAATTGTAACTAAGGAAACCCCTGTCCAGTAGTGATCTTTATCAACAAATCTCTTATCAATATATTTTACATTTGGGGATTGGTATGGCATCAATAGGCCATCTTCTTTAGCCTTTACAAAGGCATCAATACCCCCACCAAACCAGACATCACATGATGGGTTATTTCTTTCTGCTTTTAAACGAGATAAAACTTCTCCAGACGACATTGAGACATATTCCATCTTTATGCCAGTATCTTTTTCAAACTCCTTTGCTATTAAATCCAATCCTCCATAGGCAGCATAAACTGTCAGTACTTTTTCTTCTTTTACCTCTGATTTTTGTTCATCCATGCACCCACAAACCAATATCCCTGAAATCAGTGTGAGTATAGATAGGATTACCAAATATTTTCTCATAAACCCACCTTTTATTCTAATAAATACGGGTTTTAAATAATAGTAAATAATATTTATGCATTACTATTTAGAATTTCTAATAACTAAAATCTATGTATTTAAATATATGGATTCAGTAAAATAAAATTTATATTGGTAGAGCCCATAGTTGTTTGCGTTATAAAATGAATGCAATAATAATGAAATATAAGGGTGATTTATTCCTTATTTAGAATTTTAACTTTAATTTATCGTTAATTTTATTATGTTTTGAGTATGAACATAAGTTTAGAAACGACTAATAAGTATAAAGAATTGAAGGTGCATTATCTATGTTTTCAATCCCACACCCTGGAAATTTTGAAAGTTTAAGAGTTTTAATTGGAGAGATAAAAAAACATAAAAATAAAAAAGAAAAGTTTGAGGTTTATATGGGGTATGCTGATTTTATAGGCACTGGAAGAGCAACACTCTACAAACCACTGATTGAAGATATTAAAGAGCAAATAACTTATGCCCATAAAAATAAGGTAAAATTTGAGATTGCAATAAATGCCTCATGCTTGGGGGGAATGCATCTAACTCCAAAAGGAATAAATCTCATAAGATGGACATTTGATAAGTTCTCTGAGATTGGGGTTGATTCTGTAACATTAGCAGATCCTTATTTAATCGATTTGGCACATGACTGTGGATTAAAGGTTACTGTTTCATGCATAGCAATGGTTGATAGTCCTCAAAAAGCCCAATTTTATGATGAAAAAGAGGTTTATGCAATATGCTTAGACAGTTCAATAAATAGACACTTCGATATTTTAGAAAATATAAGGGAAACTGTATCTTGCAAATTAAAAATACTTGTAAATGAAGCATGTTTATACAAATGTCCAATGAGAATTCAGCATTTTAACTTATTTTCACATGCAAACTCATCCAACATCCCAGTTTTGGATGACTATTATTACAACAGATGTATCGCAATGAGGGTTAGAAACAAAGAATTAATAATAAAAAGTCCATTCATTAGACCAGAGGATTTAAAATATTACAAAAAATTAGTTGATATCTTCAAAATTTCTGGGAGAAGTCATCCGATAGGTTGGATAAAGAGGGTTTTAAATGCCTATTTAAATGAAAGTTGGGATGGGAACTTAATGGAAATCCTTGATTGTCCGAGAGAGTTGGAGAGCCACTATTATATTAATAACAAGGAGTTGGATGGTGTTATTGAACAATGGAAGAAATGCGATAAATTCTGTAATAGATGCAATTTTTGTAAGGAACTATCTGAAAAGGTTATTAGGGTGAGGCAATGAAAGAAACAATAAAAAAAGATAGGGCAGAATTTGAGAAATTTCTATCAGATTTGATAAAAAAACCAATTTTTGTTCCTGAGATGGATGTTTTTGCATCAAAATGTGGCTGCTTTGGAATAATGATAATGGTTAGGGGAGTTTTGGTTGATGAGGTTGAGATATTAAAAAAGAAGATTATCGAAAAATTAAAAGAAATATCAAAAAACTATAATATAAATCCTAATTGGATATTCGTTAGAGTTATTCCGTCAAGTGATGATGTGGT is from Methanotorris formicicus Mc-S-70 and encodes:
- a CDS encoding DEAD/DEAH box helicase; this encodes MYITHPLIKPNTIEARIYQQVIVANALKKNTLCVLGTGLGKTAIAALTIAGILSKNDGKVLIIAPSRPLVEQHYNSMRNFLNIDEDKVIVLTGKTQPNKREKLWKDGKIFIATPQIVENDLIAGRLNVEDFVLLIADEAHHTTGNHSYAFVANKFKGKVHVLGLTASPGSDMDRILEVCENLGIEHVEVRTEDDEDVKPYVAKVRIIPKRVSLPKEFEESLKLIKDALKERLKVLKEFGVTNSINLTKIELIELQKEIFALDRDEKYELLRIASEALKLFHALEVLETQGRGVFLNYIERLRNQRTKSAKSIVNDKKIIKVVNNLRQLNIEHPKFEKLIDIIEEILKENNDEKIIVFAQYRDTVDKIVRLLNERGIKAIRFVGQSNREGKGMSQKEQIKALEEFKKDGNVLVSTSVSEEGIDISTVNYVIFYEPVPSEIRFIQRRGRAARGEGGMVIILIAKGTVDEIYYRSAIAKEKNMKRILKNMQNILNKKLKERKKTLEEGIEEEQLKEKIKENIQTKKENEKDKSIYPDILELLKTKAKEKTEIKIIVDVRERHVGRLLADKAKVEFKVLEVGDYVISDRVAVERKTAEDFVNSIIDKRLFMQLKDLRKYQKPILIVEGREFSRLHENAIKGAILSIILDFGIPIIFTENMEETVDVLIKLAEKEQIKEKRGVYVRYGKTSMSLKEQQKFIVESLPDIGPQLAENLLKHFKTVEKVFTAKEEELKDVEGIGEKTAKKIRELLTKEYEE
- a CDS encoding ABC transporter substrate-binding protein, translated to MRKYLVILSILTLISGILVCGCMDEQKSEVKEEKVLTVYAAYGGLDLIAKEFEKDTGIKMEYVSMSSGEVLSRLKAERNNPSCDVWFGGGIDAFVKAKEDGLLMPYQSPNVKYIDKRFVDKDHYWTGVSLVTIGILENEELIKKKGLPEPKTWDDLIKPEYNGEIIASNPTISGTAYFTICGILQMKGEEKGWEYLDKLYENIPFLTKRGSGPGKKVISGEYAFGICPDPHITPMKNKDLPIKAIYLDKVIWWPSPVAIVKNCKHPENAKKFVNWVLSKRGQEVLMKASPRVPVRSDIEPIEGVPNPKDLDFIDMDFLYWGKKRDEILNKWKERYQNITTK
- the pyrC gene encoding dihydroorotase, whose translation is MLLKNCRIIKNNKIIEEDILINENGIIEKIGKSIQYNGETIDLKNKIVIGGVIDAHVHFRYGEEEKEDFLSGSLAGINGGVCFAIDMPNNKPPITTKELFHKKYKEGKEKSKINIEFNFGVTKSNYLETVEEAKAYKIFMVKSVGDLFISDYSKLKDILSQNKLFCIHAEHKDIINENLKRDSLNSWIDHCKIRDKKSEVEAIREVIKNLKIIDKIGKYKPHIHFCHISTKEGLYLIKKAREELKNIKITAEVTPHHLYLNMNMAEELKGLGKFNPPLRTKEDNIALIKGIVNKDVDIIATDHAPHTFEEKSKDPKNCPSGIPGIETFVPLVFNLVNKKLISLFDAVKMISENPGKIFNIDNEIKEGNFANLTIVDLKKEGKINAELFKSKAKFTPFEGWKVKGLPIYTVVNGTLFDAYGKII
- a CDS encoding ABC transporter permease encodes the protein MKIYGKTARFLPRIFPFIFLAIFVIYPVLMVFVQSFYENGVFTLKYYREFISNPYYFSILKNSLMVACLSTVISLLMGLLFSILVFKTDTKGKLFFKIAVFLPIITPGFVASLAYVFLFGRHGVITNGLLGLELNIYSWKSVVIMQSIDYTTLAFLIISAVLLSIDSNLEDAARNLGSNEFKVFKDVTLPLLLPGILSAGLLIFMQSMADFGTPIIVGGNFNTLATAAYFEIIGNYNTGMASTLSMILLIPSMILFILYNKFYKGHSQRFLKIKPYSLKKWHKIVLSTPAVIFSVVVYLLFFSVFLAGFTKGFGYNYAFTLDYFIEALERGSLAVKNTIIFSISSSILVGLIGMIFAYLIVRDRFFGRKILDFLTVLPFAIPGTFIGIGYLLAFNNPPLLLTGTALIIVLNCVVRKLPFSFKTGCATLSQIDKSIEEASLNLGANKLKTFFKVTLPLLKPAIIFSMIYTFIATVKTLGSIIFLITANTKVLSAMVFESTINNEFGVAACYAIIMIILSAIGTFLIWKLKGEKAWF
- a CDS encoding YgiQ family radical SAM protein; translation: MFLPMSREEMDKRGWEELDVIIVTGDVYIDHPLFGASVVGRYLEKHGYRVGIISQPDWKNLDDIKKLGKPNYFFAVTSGNLDSMLTHYTPQKRVRDFDACSPEGIRKRPDRATIVYTNLIKRAFKGVPIALGGIEASLRRFAHYDYWDNDVRRSILLDAKADILMYGMGEKSILEITKALESGENIKDLEINGTVFRCNKNKVDELRKKYDVVELPSYEDVKNNKIKYAEMHRKLMTMDKVTIQKFGNQYIAQFPPTYLTEKEIDEIYELPFERKVHPSYKCHIPGIVPVQFSVVTHRGCFGGCSFCSILNHQGKVIQSRSEKSILNEIKKLLNHEDFKGVIQDVGAPTANMYKMGCKKGIAHKCPKNCLYPEPCENLNLSHKPVIDLLRKIRNLVDAKVYVRSGIRYDLVVYDEKYGIEYLKDICKYHVSGRLKVAPEHISKDTCKVIQKPDGKLFKKFLEIYRKIAEDVRGTKEILPYWLIAHPNCRIKDMIKLAEFIHEHKCYSKQVQVFTPTPMTLSTTMYYTGINPLTMEKVYVPYTYREKKIQKAICLYREKENWSKALEGFKDVDYRGIIYEWIMEQKLKKKEKKKTKKKNKC
- a CDS encoding DUF2085 domain-containing protein; the encoded protein is MLKKLYVLILISFIIFYVGIFLAPYTAYLGEGSEVFRWVSFYIYAIYSTICHQLPQRSYFIFGHKMAVCARCFGIYTGVLIGMFIYPFIKRLGNFKMPSKWYLIIALTPMAIDGTTQLIGLRESFNELRFITGFIAGFVGVFYILPVFLKILSKS
- a CDS encoding ABC transporter ATP-binding protein; its protein translation is MVLKLIDISKSYGNKDVLKNINLECKNELVSLLGPSGCGKTTCLRIIAGFETPNGGKVILDEKDITNLPAHKRNIGMVFQNYALFPHLTVFENVAYGLKVRGLRQREIGGKVKNALSLVNLEGFENYMIDELSGGMQQRVAVARALVIEPKILLLDEPLSNLDAKLRVKMRKELKKLQKALGITTIYVTHDQEEAMAISDRIAVMNNGIIEQVDNPQNIYRFPSTLFVANFIGSISKLPKSILDEIGVDYDKNYSYFVRPEYVNIGDGKFFGKIEDVEYLGNLVRYTINFGGIKLVGEIHGAKSVFKEGEEVLFDIEKDNIIYFKKHY